The segment GCGGCGAGCTGCCGGTGGCGGCGGCTTTCCATTCCCGTTCCCGGCGTGTCCCCTCCTCCCCTCCGCCTCCGCGCCACGGGTGCCTCGCAGCCGCTTGGTACTGACAGCAACGAGGAGGTCGAGAAGGTGGAGGAGCAGCCTCAGCCTCCGCCGCGGCTCAAGATCGCCGTGGTCGGGTTCGGCACCTTCGGACAGTTCCTGGCGCGCACGCTGGTGGCGCAGGGGCACACGGTGCTGGCGCACTCCCGGTCCGACcactccgccgcggcggcgtcCATGGGCGCGCTCTTCTTCTCGGACCCGCACGACCTGTGCGAGTGCCACCCGGACGTGGTGCTCCTGGCCACCTCCATCCTGTCCGCGGAGTCCGTGGTCCGGTCGCTCCCGCTGCACCGCCTCCGCCGCGACACCCTCTTCGCCGACGTGCTCTCCGTGAAGGAGTTCCCCAAGAGGCTCCTCCTGGGCTTGCTCCCGGAGGAGATGGACATCCTCTGCACGCACCCGATGTTCGGGCCGGAGTCGGCGCGCGCCGGCTGGGCGGGCCTCCCCTTCATGTTCGACAAGGTGCGCGTCCGGGACACCGTCCCGGCGCGCCGCGCCCGCGCCGAGGCGTTCCTGGACGTGTTCGCGCAGGAAGGGTGCCGGATGGTGGAGATGTCGTGCGCCGAGCACGACGCGCACGCCGCCGAGACGCAGTTCCTGACGCACACCGTCGGTAGGATGCTGGCGGCGCTGGAGCTCCGGGCGACGCCGATCGACACGAGAGGGTACGAGACGCTGCTCCGGCTGGTGGAGAACACGTGCAGCGACAGCTTCGACCTCTACAACGGCCTGTTCATGTACAACAACAACTCCACCGAGCTGCTCAACCGCCTCGACTGGGCCATGGACGCCGTCAAGAGGAGGCTCTTCGACGGCCTCCACGACGTGCTCCGGAGGCAGTTGTTCCACGTCGGGGAGGTGGAGGGGGAGGCGGAGCGCATGGAGGAGCTGGCGGTGGTGCCGGGTGGTGGTCCGGACACCGATGACGACGGGtgcgcgacggcgacggcgacgagcaTCAAGTCGGGAGAGGAGAATAATTGATGCCACGGCAGGGCGCGGCGGTGTGGCATAAAGGCACGACGTCGATCTGTCGCGGCGTGCGGCTTGCCTTGCGTTGCATGTTGGTTGGATCTTGCTGTCTTCCTTGTTAATCGTTGATGTGGAGTGTCGATCTTTCGCTTTACTCCGTTTCCATTTCAGTGCGATAAATAATAAACTGTGACATGACAACTGTATCAGTGAGAGTGAAGTGATCGATCATCTACAGTACAGATGAATTCTGGGTTGCACTGCACCGCGTCATTCATTTCAAGTTAGATGAATTCTCTATATTTTCGTCCTGTTCTTCGGCATTACTTCAGGATTACATAACACACCAGCAAAGTACTAGTGACAAGAAGTGCTGTTCGTCGGGGTCCCGTTCCCAAACGAAGCAAGAACAACAGGGAAGACGTATTCCCAGGAAAATCACGTGCCTGCCGGTGGTTGGTCCAAGTGCCCACCAACCCGACAGCGTCACAAATCTCGGCGCACCTCGCCGGCAACGCTGCACCGGCGTAAActcgtttttcttttttcttttagcCCATCCTGCCATCCGGTGTACTTTTGTGACTGCTTGAATTGCAGGCAACCACGCACTGTATGTAGCGCCTACGTGGATTCAAGGAATGTTCTTTTTGAGCACTCGAGTGATTCAAGACTCTTTCCTCTCACCTAATATTTTCTGCACGATCCAAAGATCGATGTTGCATTGTCTTCTTTCTCAACTCCACCAAGGTACCATCCAAAGATGTCGCTCAACTCCAATAGGATTAGAGTTAGGGTTCTGTCGGGCTTAAAGGGATCATCGGAGGAGAAGGCCTACCCGCTGGTGGTAGCGGGCAGCCGGGCACAAGGGGttgcgtcgggcgaggcggtggtGGCGGTACTGGCAGAGCAGTGAGGAAAGACGGTTGGGCAGGGCAACTGCAGGTACATCACACTAATAGACGGTGATCCTACCTTACCCGAAGCAAGGTGAAAAATATGATAGGGAGTTGGAGCTTTCATCAACCTGGATCTAGAGATAGATGGTCCGGTTCACCGGTGTTGGTTTGAGGTATGGTTAGTTCACCGGGAGGACCTACTTTTATCGATCAATACTGCTTTCCAAATCACCTGGGAAGCAAATCTAACAATTtcaaaagttgtagaaaattagaAAACCAGTTTTCTCATTAGAAGGAGGTGACCTGAATTCGACCATAGTTGGGAGGTCAAATAGGCTTTTCTTGTTTTTTTCCTTCGTTTTTTAAGGAAGAAGAAATAGCAAGCAACGATCATGGCCCAACTAAAAAAGCAAGACAGGCCTCCTATCACACTAATGACGTCTAGGCCCAGTAAGATGATTGCGACTACAGATCCCTGGCCCACGGGCCGGACTCGAGATTCGGCCCACCCACGTGTTCTGGTGGATCACGCGTCTTCTCCTCCAACCGCACCGATATCTTCCTCTCCCGTAGGGCAAGGGCGGTGGGGCGATCCGTCGGCGGCgtcggtggtggtggaggaggatggCCGACGTGCAGGGAGACAAGGAGGCAGGCCTGGAGGACGACGATTTTCCCGACGACGGGCCTTTGGTGCCGGAGGATCCAGGTGAAGGAGGAGAACCCCGCAGCGGAGGcgacgaggaagaggaggacgaCGTCGACGGCCTCGCCAGCTTCCTCGAGTCGGAGATCCTCTCCGGATCCAACGACGAGGATCCTATTGATGTGAGCGCTCTCTGTCTCTTCTCTCCCTTCGAATCGAATCTTTTTCATGGCTGGGAATCGGGTTTGTGACAGCAGTCGAATTGGTTGCTGCAGCAGGAGCAGCGGAAGCAGGAGGAGGACGGTGGTGCCGCGAAGAATAAGCGGAAGCAGGGCTCGGGATCGGACGGGCATGgctgcagcggcagcggcagtgaGGGGGAGCAGACCAAGAGGGCGAGGAGGGAGGAGATGAGGAGGCAGGCGAAAGGGAAGGCCGTGGCGCCTCAGATCGACACGGGCATGTTCAGCAACATCCCCCCTGAGCTGTTCCTGCAGATCTTCAAGTTCCTCTCCTCCGAGGACCTCATCTCCTGCGCTCTGGTCTGCCGCTTCATGAACGCTGCTgcgtccgatgagaccctctgGCGCCGCTTGTAAGTTGGCTGAGTGCTCTGCGCTGTCGATTTGATTCCAAATTTGGCGCAATTCGATTCGAGACTTACATGTTCTGTGCTTTTCCAATTTTTTTCCAGGTACTGCATGAGGTGGGGACTGGCATCCAATGCCAAATTCAGGGAGTGCGCTTGGAAGAACCTCTACATACAGGTAAATTCGTCAGTTCATCAGCGCTGCTTCTAATTCGAGGTAGTCAGGGACATTAAAAATGGCATTTTTATTTAGTTTTAGTGCTCAGGCGATTAGGATACTAGGTCTAGTTACATTCTGTAAATGTAAACCAATGATTTAGGCTCTAGGTGCATTTTGTTGAAGTGCAAAGTTTTCATTTTTACGCCATACTCAGCTGAACAAAATAATATTCCTGTCAGTATTGCTGCACAATATATTTGTTTGATGCTACTGTTGTATTGATGAACTTTTGCTAATGTTGTTTTTATGTTTTGGTTTAATCCCCAGAGAGATAGAGAGGATATGGTTGAATTTGTGAGGAATACCCCTACAGAGTTCAAGGAGTACTATATTCAGATGCAGG is part of the Sorghum bicolor cultivar BTx623 chromosome 10, Sorghum_bicolor_NCBIv3, whole genome shotgun sequence genome and harbors:
- the LOC110431307 gene encoding F-box protein SKIP31 isoform X2, which codes for MADVQGDKEAGLEDDDFPDDGPLVPEDPGEGGEPRSGGDEEEEDDVDGLASFLESEILSGSNDEDPIDQEQRKQEEDGGAAKNKRKQGSGSDGHGCSGSGSEGEQTKRARREEMRRQAKGKAVAPQIDTGMFSNIPPELFLQIFKFLSSEDLISCALVCRFMNAAASDETLWRRLYCMRWGLASNAKFRECAWKNLYIQRDREDMVEFVRNTPTEFKEYYIQMQAAKRSQTPHPSEVNDDKVMLDKTVADQVSSWKNSRGLTDEAVKGHSCSGNTCSYTQIGDAYICEKTGRVHVCDDACREFVLDQSSGLLLCTISGHCFERWLCPDDEWEADDNDLQQAGVVDEAEPFMGSGRYARAIMLGYNCTDEKELEDALGLC
- the LOC8064969 gene encoding arogenate dehydrogenase 2, chloroplastic; its protein translation is MASSSCVRLHHLPSTSRRATAPTNLQFRAASCRWRRLSIPVPGVSPPPLRLRATGASQPLGTDSNEEVEKVEEQPQPPPRLKIAVVGFGTFGQFLARTLVAQGHTVLAHSRSDHSAAAASMGALFFSDPHDLCECHPDVVLLATSILSAESVVRSLPLHRLRRDTLFADVLSVKEFPKRLLLGLLPEEMDILCTHPMFGPESARAGWAGLPFMFDKVRVRDTVPARRARAEAFLDVFAQEGCRMVEMSCAEHDAHAAETQFLTHTVGRMLAALELRATPIDTRGYETLLRLVENTCSDSFDLYNGLFMYNNNSTELLNRLDWAMDAVKRRLFDGLHDVLRRQLFHVGEVEGEAERMEELAVVPGGGPDTDDDGCATATATSIKSGEENN
- the LOC110431307 gene encoding F-box protein SKIP31 isoform X1, with translation MADVQGDKEAGLEDDDFPDDGPLVPEDPGEGGEPRSGGDEEEEDDVDGLASFLESEILSGSNDEDPIDQEQRKQEEDGGAAKNKRKQGSGSDGHGCSGSGSEGEQTKRARREEMRRQAKGKAVAPQIDTGMFSNIPPELFLQIFKFLSSEDLISCALVCRFMNAAASDETLWRRLYCMRWGLASNAKFRECAWKNLYIQRDREDMVEFVRNTPTEFKEYYIQMQAAKRSQTPHPSEVNDDKVMLDKTVADQVSSWKNSRGLTDEAVKGHSCSGNTCSYTQIGDAYICEKTGRVHVCDDACREFVLDQSSGLLLCTISGHCFERWLCPDDEWEADDNFQDLQQAGVVDEAEPFMGSGRYARAIMLGYNCTDEKELEDALGLC